From one Sardina pilchardus chromosome 6, fSarPil1.1, whole genome shotgun sequence genomic stretch:
- the fam110d gene encoding protein FAM110D: MKPLTPIGSPSPLRLLNKGPDYLRWQMDTGNRGRSVSAVERLEADKAKYVKSQQVINTKQEPALVPCATPPPPPRRPLAVSACSTPRLAHRWPQNGFYPTFSTPLSPRDDSEDDSRKENRQGRDDDDDDDDDDDDDEVEVPVRKSVEERNRNNAKRVLMPSPRMPMVVSVPLVAPHSAPVLRRSTGKRMLRPDSLVIYRQKKECKSPTVTVAGGNNGSAAAETKGYSFVRRLFQGSMREKSGGGDKMTISEEKAPSRDGDSRMSWSNDKNSVDGGTGGNETRRSSRSDRARSVESDNGNVARKLNGALNGTASDHSNNNTTGTFNTTTTATTTDDDMDPWKPVVPVVALRTGLRRSKSELRLRSSSLALSEQERFFDFCGLGLDMVEWLGPENFLSGASSIDTLSLILRSVGGTGGGGSEPSEFSRHSGEVGLFQEELAEQLPTGVSIIERNARVIKWLYGCKNAQKEGPKESTV; this comes from the coding sequence ATGAAGCCCCTGACCCCCATCGGCTCCCCGTCCCCCCTGCGCCTCCTCAACAAGGGCCCGGACTACCTGCGCTGGCAGATGGACACGGGCAACCGCGGCCGGTCGGTCAGCGCCGTGGAGCGGCTGGAGGCGGACAAGGCCAAGTACGTCAAGAGCCAGCAGGTCATTAACACCAAGCAGGAGCCGGCACTGGTGCCGTGCGCCACCCCTCCGCCCCCTCCGCGCCGCCCGCTGGCCGTGTCGGCCTGCTCCACGCCGCGTCTGGCCCACCGCTGGCCCCAGAACGGCTTCTACCCGACCTTCTCCACGCCGCTCTCGCCGCGGGACGACAGCGAGGACGACTCCAGGAAGGAGAACCGCCAAGGACgagacgacgacgacgatgatgatgatgatgatgatgacgatgaggtGGAGGTGCCCGTGAGGAAGAGCGTGGAGGAGCGGAACCGCAACAACGCCAAGCGCGTGCTCATGCCGTCCCCGCGGATGCCCATGGTGGTGTCCGTGCCGCTCGTGGCGCCCCACAGCGCCCCCGTCCTGCGCCGGAGCACCGGCAAGCGCATGCTGCGGCCCGACTCGCTCGTCATCTACCGGCAGAAGAAGGAGTGCAAGTCGCCCACGGTGACCGTCGCCGGGGGCAACAACGGCAGCGCCGCCGCGGAGACCAAAGGCTACAGCTTCGTGCGGCGGCTCTTCCAGGGCTCCATGCGGGAGAagagcggcggcggcgacaAGATGACCATCAGCGAGGAGAAGGCGCCGTCCAGGGACGGAGACTCGCGCATGTCCTGGTCCAACGACAAGAACTCGGTGGACGGCGGGACCGGCGGCAACGAGACGCGGCGCTCCAGCCGCTCCGACCGGGCGCGCTCGGTGGAGTCCGACAACGGGAACGTCGCCAGGAAGCTCAACGGAGCGCTCAACGGCACGGCGAGCGACCACTCGAACAACAACACCACCGGCACgttcaacaccaccaccaccgccacgaCTACGGACGACGACATGGACCCCTGGAAGCCGGTGGTTCCGGTCGTGGCCCTGCGGACGGGCCTGCGGCGCTCCAAGTCGGAGCTGCGGCTGCGCTCGTCCTCGCTGGCGCTGTCCGAGCAGGAGCGCTTCTTCGACTTCTGCGGCCTGGGCCTGGACATGGTGGAGTGGCTGGGCCCCGAGAACTTCCTGTCGGGCGCCAGCTCCATCGACACGCTCTCGCTCATCCTGCGCAGCGTGGGCGGCACCGGCGGGGGCGGATCGGAGCCCAGCGAGTTCTCGCGCCACTCAGGCGAGGTTGGCCTGTTCCAGGAGGAGCTGGCCGAGCAGCTGCCCACCGGCGTGTCCATCATCGAGCGCAACGCGCGGGTCATCAAGTGGCTCTACGGCTGCAAGAACGCGCAGAAGGAGGGGCCCAAAGAGTCCACCGTGTAG